Within the Phaseolus vulgaris cultivar G19833 chromosome 9, P. vulgaris v2.0, whole genome shotgun sequence genome, the region AACCCTCTACACgtcttttaagaaaaaaaccATACAATTTATATACCTCCTCCAATTTTTTGAGGTTTGTTATTATTTTGGTTCTTAAAGTAAATTCACCTGCAcataataactaaaataaaatttaataaactttaaaaaaatagctctatacaaaattaaaaaaactgaaaataaaaatattaagaaaatcaaaaggaataatatacacaatttaGAGAATTTGAAGTTTATTCTAATAAAGTTGATTCTTTTGGGAGAGAAATAAATATGGTGACCCCATGACCCTTCGTGTAGCTTCTCTGGTACATGGCATTGCCAGCTCAGCCACTGAATGCTTGGTGTGCTAACTTCACCAACTTGTGAATTCAATTATATATGCTTTTCTATTACATTAATATGTGTCGTACAATTTGTCTCCTTTCTATTTCTCTCTTCTTCCTTCCTATTCGTCTACTCTTTATAACCAGAATAAAGACTACACTTTGCCTCATTCTTTCATACTCAAATCTGGTAAACAAATATAACTGCACCACTGTTTCTAGaagaaaaacttttttttttttttttacagagtTTCCCATTTGTAATAATTATTGAAGATGTagaaataagaatattttataatgaaaatatttattttaaggtcaattttttAAGTCTAGTATTATGCGCCAAGTCCGATATTGCAGGTAAACGATCGTCATATTTAAAGACATCAATGTTGTATCAGCATAAATTAAAGAATATGTTGGAGATCTCTCGTCGACTAGAaataaagacatttcatagtatataagtgaggaTAAATCTCATATTACGAGAGatgtattattatatataaaataattttaaaatatattataagttttatataaatataaatacatttctACTAATAAAGTAAAACAAAAGTTAATATATTATTCATCTTATCTACGTTTCCTAAACATATACTTATGCCTACTCTCATGTATATAATCCAGAATATGTTTATTATACaaacaataatatatttatgtttgtcTTCAAACTCAACAATCTCAAAATCCATGTTCAAATTTTAATCAATCATTTACTTCAAATTCTACGATCACACGTTACTCAATTAATTATTCCATATTTCTAAACTATATTCAATAGAATTCTCACTTCTTAGGATTAGTTTAACATTTATCTTTAACTTAtttacaaaatgtaaaaaaaaaaaaatagcttcCACATAAAAAGTTGTTAGAGTTACACGAAACACCCTCAATAACCAACGAATTTCAACattctaaaaatttaaactacATACCAAATTTTAGTATAAAACTAAACAAACTTAGAAATTTACTTTACTCAATTGACAAAATCGAGATAGATATCTACAAtgaataagaaaagaaaaacaaaaatcttCAAAGCAAAATATACTTAGTTTGATTTGAAAACTTATTGAGTAGAAATGATTCTAAACTCGTCCCTTTTTGAAAGACGAAATTAGATTTTGAAAAATACGAGAATCAGAGTGAGACTTTAAAAGATAtgttacagaaaagaaaaaaaaactttaaaaagagaagaaatatTGCATGTACGAAGGATAGGGAATGAAATATTTTACactatatgttatttttttataaattaaatctttataaaatatctttagagatacaaatattatttgaaatagATTGGACggtttaaaataagaaaatagtaAAAACAATATTGACAAAAAATGTAAAGTAATTTATTGAAGCACATAAActacatctaagtataaaatgtctgaattaaataattaaaatgaaatcattaataatattctaataacttaaatatatatatatatatatatatttataaacatttttgtGACTCaagatttaaatatgttttataatttttacaaaatacaaatataatatttataatatataaatttgaagTTCGTTGATAACaaatcttctttattttttacatttaacCGTTTTGACAGATGAAAATAAGGTGTGAGGttaacaatatataatatataaaagaaagaatGAGAAGATGGTGGTAAATAAGTAGTTAGAGTGCGTAAGTATGTATATATGATGACAAAAATAAGGTGGAGTATTGCAATGAATGAGAAGTTAAAATTTGGTGAATTGTGTGTTTTATGTTATGGGGCGTCACATCGATGTAAGATGcaccaaaaaataaaatgatggGAGGAATGGGCCATAACCAAAGGGAATCTATTAAGATATTCGTTTTGTGGTCATATAACACATTTTAAATATTGCTGGGCCTTCTTATTCCACTtctcaactaacttcacacctTTTTCATCAACAAAAACCAAAATATCAACACAATTTATAATTCATTTCTTCACTTCTTTCTCTAATTCATTTCCTCATTTGATTcactctttttcttctcttcttatATATCCAAATACAAATGTTTGATTGAATTAGTACTATTTCGATATATGTGTTCTttagggagatgagacctaaaAAACTATTGAATGTTTcgttttctttatttcttcgGGCAGGTTGCTAAGCTTCATTCTGATCCTTCTGGCTTTCGCGTTACTCCTTCGGCTCTCAGTCTCTCAGTCTCGGATAAATGCCAAATGCGGGAGGTACCTGCATAaggcactccgatgctcaagttagTAAAAAGGATATTCGACACTTGGGTGTGTACAGTAATAATAACGTACATTTCTTCTTGGGATGtgcgttatttatattattttaatggatttACCTTATTGAACTTGATTAGTGGAATAGATTACACTCACagttgtattacctaattcttgatggTACGTCGGTCGGCTCGGTCAGTCCATGACAATGATGGGTAGGTCCATACCAATACATGTGTATTTGCCACCAAATAATTCCTactatgatttatttttatatatctaattgactgtaattttgaaaaaaaatttaaagcatAAAGAAAGTAATAtaatttttgcaatttttttaataactcttttttctctttcttttatccTAGAATTTATTTGATCtcatttgtttcttttttgtaatttcttattCTCCTCTGCATTGTAAAACAAAGATAATTTGTAAAGAGGAAATGATGGCTTCAAAATACCACTATTATGAGATGCAACTCAAAGTCAAAAAGATGTTTGATCAGTTTGTTGTCAACTTTAATCACTGTTCATGACTTTACTCTTCTTTTGTAGTTCCAAAAAAGTAAATattcacaaaaaataaaaaagtgacaTTGGAATTTACAAAGGCATAAAATTTGGCCTATTATTTAATTGATATTGTTACTTTAGTTTCTTCGTTCTCACCGGTTTAAGATGCCCCCCACATGCTACAATTGTTCCAACCAAAACATTAGATCCAAAGGTATACTCCACAATAGTAAACCATTATCACAGACACTGTACTTCTAccataatatataaaatcatgTATTCTACaaactaatatttaatatatcatattatattaatataacaattattaaaatttctCTGAAAAATTATATCATCAcaataaccttttttttttttgtggagAATCATCATAAGCTAAttcaatgataaaaaaaagtgagtaTCGTCGTTGTAATAGCTATTATGCAGCATGGGATTTTTATGCTTTActattttgaataattaatcTGCATAAGATGGCATATGCATTGTTATAAAACTATCTCTTTATCCATATGTTCACAAGTGAGTTCATAAGTTGGCAGATATATGGTGTACAAGTAAATAAAATTTGGGGGCAACCCTGATTACTTGGTTTTGATTCTCTTCAAATTAGGGTTTCTGTTTCTGAAATGTGACATTATTTTTAACTTGCTAGCACTGTGATTGCGTTGAGTAATGATGTTTTGAAGGCTAGACCAGCATTTGTTAACTAAGTGACTGATAAAATTGACAAAATTTGCCCTCAACTTCTATACTTTTACACGCACTTCCATATTAATCATGAAAAGttgattttaatctttttaattttttttaaataattctaaataaatcATGATCTCAAGTGCACTCTCACACTTCTCTCTATGAACtacaatattttcattcttcttccGCCACAATGTTTAAAAGAGCACTTATATCATTTGAACGTGTGTGAGATGATTGGTGATAAGATTAATTGTATTCGACGTTTCCggtgtaaattttttttttaagttttgtaCTCCATTTTTGTAGGttgttgatttttatttttttttagttgtgtGACTTCcagaaaaatagaaataagaaTAAGCGAAAGAAAATATACTCACAACCAGTACAGACAACACAAAACTTACATCAATTACCAATATTCACCACCAACTACCATAAGCAATCATCACCACTTGAAAACAAAGAAGAGAACACCATACTCaaaagaatattattaaaattttaaaaaatataaagatacaACGATAAAGTATAGAGttgtaggaagaatttgccatAAAATTTTGATGAATGATATATTGAAAACCTGCTTGACTATACAACATTTAATTGATGATATAAAAAagagaatatttttattatttcacatataaaaattgaaattttagacaaagaaaaaaagtgGTATATTGGAACAAGATGgttaatttatcatttttctaaaattttatggTGAGTTGTTTTCCGGGTTGAGATCAAAGGCCCAAAACACTCTAAGATGGTCCAGTAGCAGCTCAGTGGCCCAAAGCACATAACAATTAGAGTTGAGATTCCACAAAAAGCAATGCATATAATGCAAATTTATaacctatttatttttataacaatcatctgaaaatgaagaaaaaggaaGGATATAGACGAATAATCCATGCACGGAGGAAAGGCGCCAAGTAAAAAAAGGAACAGCAAAAGAGCCTAAAGTATTTTTTCACTCTTAGTTACATCTACCcatattcctttttattttaccaaataaaaaaatacgagTGAATAACTTTCAAAAGACATGTTCCTAATATATCTGGACAAATGCATAACAAAAACCACTTTTGACACGCTAACTTTATACTGTCTCATACACAACCAATAATTGCTAGTTTCAAAACATGCAAACCAAAGACATCTAAACTGTTGAAGATTCACACTCACATTTTAAGTGATTCACTTCCTAAAGCCATTGGTTATACCTGCATTTTGTCGTGCACAGAACCCTTTAGTTTACCTTTCCCTTATTCTAACACGTTTTCCTTTTTAATCACTTTTTCTTTCCGGTATGTTTGCCTAGTGGTTCGGTGACGTGGATTTTACTTCAACCCAGAATCGATTCTCATGCCATGGTGTGCTTCTATTTTAGAACTCGAGCAAAGTGCAcatcattatataaataatactttggtaacaattatatttttttaacaaagacAACAAGGTTATCGTTTTCTTTTAATTAGAGCCATGGATGAGCTCAGTAGGAGTAGGGTGATACGAATTTAAcagaaaagaagatgaaaagaggAACACAAGGCGAAGAAGAAGTAGTGTCAAGGGGTTCCAAGTGCCAAGACTGTGGGAACCAAGCCAAGAAGGAATGTTCATATTCAAGGTGCAGAACTTGTTGCAAGAACAAAGGGTTTAAGTGCCAAACCCATATCAGGAGTACTTGGACTCCTGTGGACAAGAGGCGCAACACGGAGCAACCACCTTCACCTCCACACAACTTTCATGGAGATGTTCCTCAAAAGCACAACCAGATCAATCCCTATTCAGGTTACTATTTATACACTTAAAACCAAGGCGTGAAGGATGTATATACAGCTTTATTAAGCCAAAGTTTTTGTTAcgtttctctttttttttagtttcaggTTTAGAGATGAAATTTCCTGGTGCTGCGAATTCGATGGCTATGTTTCGGTGCGTTCAGGTTCGGTCTATGGATGATGCGGTCAATGAAGTAGCGTATCAAACATCTGTGAACATTGGGGGGCATGTATTCAGTGGAATACTATATGATCAAGGCCCTGAACAAGGGTATAATCATAAGGGTGGGAGTTCAAGTGGCCTTGTTGATGAACAGCAGAGAAATAATCTTGGTCTTATGAATAATGCTTCAATCCACAGTAGAGATAGTAGTGGTGTAACTATAGCCTCTGCTGGTCACGGTGAACCTCTTTTTCCTCCACCACCATATCCGTTTCCCCTTGCTTCCTTCAGACCCGGTATGCCATATTTCACATACCCAAGATCTTAATTTGCTTCTTTCGGAATCATGAACAACATATATATGCTGGGAATGCATGGAATTGAAGGCATTATTCAGATGAGGAAAAAATGAAAGTGATGTAGATTTCGGCGTTGGTGGATAGAAATGCTCAGAACCTTTGTACTGGGAGCACTTTATTAGTGTCCAAATAAACACGCAAGTGCACCTAGAAACAAATGAATTGATTAACTGATAGAGCTTGTTCTTTTGTGGTCGAAAAGTGGAGGACTCAGTTTGTTCCTATTATAGTTTTATGTGTAATTTAGAATGTGGCCACCGCTAAGTTTGGCAGTTTTGTCCTCTTGCTTTGCTCATGATTCACTTTTTAGATTTTTGTCAATGATAATGTTTAATTCCCCAACTTCGACTCCCTCATTATTCTGCACTCTATACTTCTGCCACCTTGGTGCATATCTGAGACGAGTTTCCATCTTTTTTactatcttaaaaaaaattgtttataaaaagtaatatatatatatatatatatatatatggaaaaaAGTTACACTGTAATCacaattatttactttttataatgattgtcttaaattttatattaaatatgattTGTAATTTACTGATAATGTTTTACTTATGTCTATTAAACTTAGAGTTTAAAGTTTcatggttaaatatgttttttcttatattaatattaaaatttaaatttttttaagtataaacTTTAGATTTTATGTTACTTTgtaataaaaactattaaaatatatttttattagtattttttatgtaataaataaatttttaacataaatttatactataatattataacataaaatattttaatatcttaattaatttattgtaaAAATCTGTttgtcatataaaaaaaattataaagacgTATTTTAGATTTTAAGGTATTTGTAATATAGAaacttgttggagatcccacattgactagagattagagcctttcattgtatataagtgggtgcaaacctcaatcttattgagctggttttatggggttgagttaggcttatggtttagggtttagggttttatcaatattttttatataatcaacaaatttttatcataaatttatataatatgaaatattttaatatcttattttatattaaaaattcatttattatgtattagaataattttcttattaaagaGTACT harbors:
- the LOC137821201 gene encoding protein SHI RELATED SEQUENCE 3-like isoform X1, with amino-acid sequence MKRGTQGEEEVVSRGSKCQDCGNQAKKECSYSRCRTCCKNKGFKCQTHIRSTWTPVDKRRNTEQPPSPPHNFHGDVPQKHNQINPYSVSGLEMKFPGAANSMAMFRCVQVRSMDDAVNEVAYQTSVNIGGHVFSGILYDQGPEQGYNHKGGSSSGLVDEQQRNNLGLMNNASIHSRDSSGVTIASAGHGEPLFPPPPYPFPLASFRPGMPYFTYPRS
- the LOC137821201 gene encoding protein SHI RELATED SEQUENCE 3-like isoform X2, whose translation is MKRGTQGEEEVVSRGSKCQDCGNQAKKECSYSRCRTCCKNKGFKCQTHIRSTWTPVDKRRNTEQPPSPPHNFHGDVPQKHNQINPYSGLEMKFPGAANSMAMFRCVQVRSMDDAVNEVAYQTSVNIGGHVFSGILYDQGPEQGYNHKGGSSSGLVDEQQRNNLGLMNNASIHSRDSSGVTIASAGHGEPLFPPPPYPFPLASFRPGMPYFTYPRS